In Brachybacterium saurashtrense, the genomic stretch GATGCCGATCACGATCCCGCCGCCGCGGGTCACCCGGTGGGCGAGGGCCAGCACGATCAGCGGCACCACCAGCTTCGCCGTCTCCTCGATCACCCCCACCAGCAGGATCGAGGCCCGGCCCAGCGCCACGCCCGCCAGGGACTCCTCGAGCCCCGCCGCACAGATCCCGAACAGCCCGCCCGCGGCCGCCGTGACCAGCACGATCCGGCCCGGCGCCAGAGGGCCGGCCGCCGTGGACTGCGCCAGCAGCAGCACCGTCAGCGGGATCACCGCCGCGCCCACTAGCAGCACCGTGGGCAGCATCGTCGGGTTCGAGGTGAGCAGCATGATCGCGAAGGTCGTCACGTAGGCGACCACGCCGCCCACCAGCGCCAGCAGCCACGCCAGGCGCAGATGCCAGGGGTAGCTGATGCGGCGCGGGCTGTGCGGGGACGCCGCGGACGGGTCGTGCGGGGCTGCCGCAGAGGGGCTGTGCGGGCCTGCCGCGGGGGAGAGCTGTGTGGTCATCGCCCACTCCTTCATCCGAGGTGGGCGGAAGCGCGCCCACCGTAGTGGGGCGTCGTCGTCATGGCGGCGTCGGGGTCAGTATGCGCCTCGATGCCGGGAGTGTCAGGTGTCCGCGTCGCCCTGGTGGCCGCGCCGTGCGGCGCGGTCCACGATCATCAGCACGTCGGCCGGTCCGCTCTCCGCGCCGAAGGCGTGCGGCATCAGGGTGTCGAACTCGGCGCTCTGGTTCTCCTGCACCAGGTGGCGGCGGTCCCCGAGCAGCAGGGTGAGGGTGCCGGAGAGCACCACCAGCCATTCGTGGCCGGGGTGGGCGCGCATCCGTGCGGGCTCCGGCGGCGGGGCGGTGACGCGACGCCGGATGATCACCGAGTCCGGGGAGTGCCGCGCGCGCCAGCGCAGCGCCTCCAGGGAATGGTCGCGCTCCGGGTTCGAGACCACTCGCTCCTCCGGCGATTCCACCAGCTCGTCGAGGCCGGTGTCGAGGGCGCGGGCGAGCGTGACCAGCTGGTCCAGCGCCAGGCGCCGGCCGCCGTTCTCGATCCGGGAGAGGGTGGACTGGCTGAGGTGGGCGCGGGCGGCGAGCTCCGCCAGCGAGAGGCCCTGGGCGAGACGCAGCGCACGCAGGCGTTGCCGCACCAGCCCCTCGACTTCCCCAATGTGTTGCGTCATGAGCAAGAGTATATGCGGTAGCGGCAATTCGGGGTGAGGATCGCGGTGACAGCCCGCCCCGCGCCCCGAGAGGACCGCCATGACCCGCACCGAGACCACCGCCCCGACCGCCGAGCCCGCCGCCGGCGACCCGCTGCCCGAGACGCTCGTGGACGTCGCCGTCCTCGGCGGCGGCGCCGCCGGGCTCAGCGGCGCGCTGATGCTGGCCCGCTCCCGCCGCAGCGTGGTGGTGCTCGATGCCGGCACGCCCCGCAACGCGCCGGCCGCGGCGATCCATGCCCTGCTCGGCCACGACGGCACACCGCCCGCCGAGTACCTCGCCTGCGGCCGCGCCGAGGTGCGGCGCTACGGCGGGCGGATCGTCCCCGCCCAGGTGGTCTCCGCCCGTGCGGCCCGGCCCGCGCCCGACGGCGACCTGCGCTTCGCCCTCGACCTCGCCGACGGCCGCACTCTCACCGCGCGGCGGCTGCTGGTGGCGGTGGGCGTGCGCGACGAGCTCCCGGGGATCCCGGGCCTGGCCCGGCACTGGGGCCGCGACCTGGTGCACTGCCCCTTCTGCCACGGCTGGGAGGTGCGCGACCGCGCCATCGGCGTGCTCGCCACCACGGCGATGTCCGCCCACCAGGCGCTGATGTTCCGCGAGCTCACCGAGGACCTGCACGTGTTCGCCGCCGGCGCCGAGCTGGACCCCGCCTCCCGGGAGCGCTTCGCCGCGCTCGGGATCACCGTGCACGAGGGCGCGGTCGAGGAGGTCCTCGCGGGGGAGGACGGCGGGATCGCCGGGGTGCGGCTGGCCGGCGGCGAGATCGTCCCCCGCTCCGTGCTCGCGGTCGCCACCACGCTCACTCCGCGCCTGGACGGCCTCGAGGGGCTGGGGCTCGCGCTCGAGGAGCTGCCCGGCGGGATGGGCTGGAAGGTCCCCACCGGCATGGCCGGGGCGAGCGAGGTGCCCGGGGTGTGGGTGGCCGGCAACGCCGCCGACCCCGCCGCGCAGGTGGGTGCCGCGGCGGCCGGCGGCGCGCTCGCCGGCGGCCACCTCCACGGCGCGCTCACCCTCGCCGGGGCCGACGCCGCGGTCGCCGCGGCACGTGCGAGCCGCACTGCCTGAACGGGGAAGGGCGGGCCCGGAGAACCTCCGGACCCGCCCGCCGGGCTCGCGCCTCAGGCTGTGCGTCTCAGTCGATGCGACTCAGACTGCGCGACTCAGAGTGCGCGTTTCAGATTGCGCGGCGCAGGCCGCGCTCGCGCAGCACCAGGATCCCCAGCGGCACCAGCACCAGGGCGGCGCCCAGGAAGCCCACCAGCACCGGGCCCCGTGCTCCGAGCCCGCTGGACAGCGCCGCCGCCGCGATCCCGGTCCCGATCGCGGTGCCGAGGTTGAAGATCGCGGTGGGCATCGCCGTGGCCAGGGTGGAGGCGGAGCCGCCGTAGCGGTTCGCGAGCCCCACCAGCACGGGATTGGCCGAGAGGCTCACCAGGCCCAGCAGCACCAGCAGCACGAGGACCAGCGCGGGCCGAGCGGGCAGCACCAGCAGCGCCAGCGCGATCACGAGCGTCGCGCTCGCCGTGAGCACGGGCACCCCGAAGGGACGCGCATCGCCCAGCCGGCCGCCCAGGATCGACCCCGCCAGCGCCGCGATCCCGAAGCCCATCAGCACCAGCGGCACCCACCGCTCGGAGATCCCGGCGAGGTCGGTGAGGACGGGGGAGATGAAGCTGTAGATCGACAGCGCCCCACCGGTCACCATCGCGCAGGTGGCCAGCACCAGCCACAGCGGGCCCGAGCGCAGGGAGGCGATCTCGGCGCGCACGGAGGGCGCCTCGGCGGCCGGCGGGGAGGCCGGCACCTGGCGCGCCACGGTGACGGCCAGCACCGCGGCGAGGCCGGCGAGCAGCCAGAAGGTGCCGCGCCAGCCCACGAGCTGGCCGATGAACGCCCCCAGCGGGACGCCCAGCACGTTGGCGAGCATGCCGCCGCCCAGCACGATCCCCAGCACCCGGGTGCGGGCGTGCGGCGCGGCCGCCCGCACCGCCGCCACCGAGGCCACCGCCCAGAACGCGCCGGTGGCCACGGCGGTGACGAACCGCGCCCCCAGCAGCACCGTGAAGCTGTCGGTGAGAGCGCCCAGCGCATGCCCGGCGGCGAACACCGCCAGAGCGGCGGAGAGGGTGACGCGGTGCGGCAGGCGGAGAGTGGCCAGCGCCATCGTCGGGGCGCCGACGATCATCCCGAGCGCGAACACGGTGATCGCCAGGCCCGCCTGGGCCACGGTGACCGAGAAGTCCGCCGCGACGGAGGTGAGCAGCCCCGCGATCACGAACTCGGTGGTGCCCATGAGGAAGGTGCCGGCGGCGAGCACCAGCGTGACCGGCGAGAGGGCGGTCGCCGCCGGGCGGGCCTCGGGGGTGAGGGTGGCGGTCACGGCGTGAGGAGCACCTTCGTGGCGCGGCGCTCGTCCATCGCCCGGTAGCCCTCGGCGGCGTCCGCCAGCGGCAGGGTGAGGTCGAAGACCTTCCCGGGGTCGATCTCGCGCCGCCAGATCAGGTCGATCAGCTCGGGCAGGTAGCGGCGCACCGGGGCGGGCCCGCCGTGCAGGTGCACGGCGGAGAAGAACAGCTCGTCGCCGGGCAGCTGCACGTCGTGGGAGACGCCTACGAAGCCCACCGCGCCGCCGGGGCGGGTGGCGCGGATCGCCTGCATCATCGACTCCTGGGTGCCCACGGCCTCGACCGTGGAGTGCGCGCCCAGTCCACCCGTGAGCTCCTTGAGGCGTGCCACGCCCTCGTCGCCGCGCTCGGTGATGATGTCGGTGGCGCCGTACTCGCGGGCGAGCGCCTGACGGTCGGGGTGGCGGCTGAAGATGATGATGCGCTCCGCGCCCATCTGCTTCGCGGCCAGCACGCCCATCAGGCCCACCGCGCCGTCGCCCACCACGGCCACGATCCGGCCGGGGCCGGCGCCCGCGGCGTCGGCCGCGAACCAGCCGGTGCCCAGCACGTCGGAGGCGGCGAGCAGGGAGGGGATCAGGTCGGGATCGGGCGTGCCCGGGGCCTTGACCAGGGTGCCGTCCGCGAAGGGGATGCGGGCCTTCTCCGCCTGGGTGCCGATCTCGCCGTCCACGAACACGGCGTGCACGCAGCGGGAGGGGTGGCCCTCGCGGCAGATCTCGCACTCGCCGCAGGAGATGACGAACGAGCCGACCACGAAGTCGCCCACCTCGAGGGTGGTGACGGCCTCGCCGATCTCCTCGACCACGCCCACGTACTCGTGGCCCATGTGCTGGTCCTGGGGCTGGTCCGCGCCGCGGTACGGCCACAGGTCCGAGCCGCAGATGCAGGTGGCGGCGAGTCGGATGATCGCATCCGTGGGCTCGATGAGGCGGGGGTCCTCGCGCTCGGCGACGCGGACGTCCCCGGGGGCATGCATGATGACTGCGCGCATGACGATGTGCTCCTTCGTTCGGTGACCGTCCCATGGAACACCCCGCGGCGCGGGCGCGGAAGGGACTGAGAAGGGGTGTACCCGCAGGGCACCTCTGGGGCCGGGGCACGGGGATATCGTGACCGGCATGGACAACCGTTCCGAAGTGCGCGAGTTCCTCATGTCACGCCGCGCCAAGGTCACCCCGCAGGAGGTGGGACTGCCCGCCGGCGGCGGCCGCCGCGTGGCAGGCCTGCGCCGCAGCGAGGTGGCGATGCTCGCCGGGGTGAGCGTGGAGTACTACGCCAAGCTCGAGCGCGGCGCGATCGCCGGCGCCTCCGCCGGGGTGCTCGACGCGGTCAGCTCCGCGCTGCGGCTGAACGAGACCGAGCGGATCCACCTGCAGGACCTCGCCCGCGCGGCCGACGGCATCCCCACCTCCGGGCGCCCCCGCCGGCGCAGCGGCGCCGCGACCCCCGCGCCGTTGCGCCCCGCCC encodes the following:
- a CDS encoding PrsW family intramembrane metalloprotease, whose amino-acid sequence is MTTQLSPAAGPHSPSAAAPHDPSAASPHSPRRISYPWHLRLAWLLALVGGVVAYVTTFAIMLLTSNPTMLPTVLLVGAAVIPLTVLLLAQSTAAGPLAPGRIVLVTAAAGGLFGICAAGLEESLAGVALGRASILLVGVIEETAKLVVPLIVLALAHRVTRGGGIVIGIASATGFAVLETMGYGFDALLARNGGLGALDATLVLRGILVPAGHVAWTGAVCAALWYLVETSHSGRGALALGAAYVGAIVMHTAWDATSGVVLHVGIGVVSVAVLLWLILAAHRAHVRRPAPSAAGPRLGSAPLARTA
- a CDS encoding helix-turn-helix domain-containing protein, with amino-acid sequence MTQHIGEVEGLVRQRLRALRLAQGLSLAELAARAHLSQSTLSRIENGGRRLALDQLVTLARALDTGLDELVESPEERVVSNPERDHSLEALRWRARHSPDSVIIRRRVTAPPPEPARMRAHPGHEWLVVLSGTLTLLLGDRRHLVQENQSAEFDTLMPHAFGAESGPADVLMIVDRAARRGHQGDADT
- a CDS encoding NAD(P)/FAD-dependent oxidoreductase, translating into MTRTETTAPTAEPAAGDPLPETLVDVAVLGGGAAGLSGALMLARSRRSVVVLDAGTPRNAPAAAIHALLGHDGTPPAEYLACGRAEVRRYGGRIVPAQVVSARAARPAPDGDLRFALDLADGRTLTARRLLVAVGVRDELPGIPGLARHWGRDLVHCPFCHGWEVRDRAIGVLATTAMSAHQALMFRELTEDLHVFAAGAELDPASRERFAALGITVHEGAVEEVLAGEDGGIAGVRLAGGEIVPRSVLAVATTLTPRLDGLEGLGLALEELPGGMGWKVPTGMAGASEVPGVWVAGNAADPAAQVGAAAAGGALAGGHLHGALTLAGADAAVAAARASRTA
- a CDS encoding MFS transporter, with the translated sequence MTATLTPEARPAATALSPVTLVLAAGTFLMGTTEFVIAGLLTSVAADFSVTVAQAGLAITVFALGMIVGAPTMALATLRLPHRVTLSAALAVFAAGHALGALTDSFTVLLGARFVTAVATGAFWAVASVAAVRAAAPHARTRVLGIVLGGGMLANVLGVPLGAFIGQLVGWRGTFWLLAGLAAVLAVTVARQVPASPPAAEAPSVRAEIASLRSGPLWLVLATCAMVTGGALSIYSFISPVLTDLAGISERWVPLVLMGFGIAALAGSILGGRLGDARPFGVPVLTASATLVIALALLVLPARPALVLVLLVLLGLVSLSANPVLVGLANRYGGSASTLATAMPTAIFNLGTAIGTGIAAAALSSGLGARGPVLVGFLGAALVLVPLGILVLRERGLRRAI
- a CDS encoding zinc-dependent alcohol dehydrogenase family protein; its protein translation is MRAVIMHAPGDVRVAEREDPRLIEPTDAIIRLAATCICGSDLWPYRGADQPQDQHMGHEYVGVVEEIGEAVTTLEVGDFVVGSFVISCGECEICREGHPSRCVHAVFVDGEIGTQAEKARIPFADGTLVKAPGTPDPDLIPSLLAASDVLGTGWFAADAAGAGPGRIVAVVGDGAVGLMGVLAAKQMGAERIIIFSRHPDRQALAREYGATDIITERGDEGVARLKELTGGLGAHSTVEAVGTQESMMQAIRATRPGGAVGFVGVSHDVQLPGDELFFSAVHLHGGPAPVRRYLPELIDLIWRREIDPGKVFDLTLPLADAAEGYRAMDERRATKVLLTP